A window of Bacillus sp. DX3.1 genomic DNA:
ACATAATCAACTAAAAAAACTAAATATTTCTTGAGATTTGTATATTTAGGATATAAGCTGTTTTTATAGTGCTAGTATCAGTATGTTCAAGTTCTGGAGATTACTTGCAGATATTTTGAAGTTTTTGCACCAGAATTATAGGAGCAGCTTTCTTTGTAGTTCAAAAATCTATTATGATAATAATGAAAATAAAAAAAGACGGTTAAAGCCGTCTTTTTTTATGCTATTGTAAATTTATCCCGCTATTCACGGGTAGTAACACCCCGCTGATCAAAGTTTCACTTTATTTTTTATACTCATGATGATTGATATATTTTTAGAATCTATATTATATAAATCCATTTTGATTTTTCGACATATAGCCGCGGCTATGGATAACAAGAGGTGACGTGCAATCGTTTTCTCTCTTTGTTTTCACTTGGCATGGAGCAGGAAAAGGATCTGTCCGTTTCTATGCATGGCCGGATGCTCTCTCCCACCTAAAAAGAAGGGTTTTATGTCGGTTTTTTAATATTTGTAAAACGAAAAGGTTAGTTTTCTTCTTCAAGTTTTGTTAACTCGTGATTAATTAAGGTGCCGATATGCTCACCTAAGCAAATCTTTTTCATAACTCCCGGCTCATCAAAATTAAAGACATGTGCTGGTAAATGATAGTCACGAGCAAGCAATAAAGCTGATTGATCCATTACTTTTATATTGTTTTGAACGACGTCGTTATACGTTAAGTGACTATACATTTTTGCGGATTTATTACGTTTTGGATCACTTGTGAAGACACCGTCTACCCCTTGTTTTGCGACTAGAATCGCATCGCTGTTCACTTCTATTGCCCGCTGTACACTTGGATAATCCGTCGTAACGAACGGTTGCCCATTTCCACCACCAAAAATGACTATATATCCTTTATCTAAATGATGAACTGCTCGTAAACGAATATAGGGCTCTGCAACAGCTGTAAAGGGAATGGAGGTCATAACGCGTACTTCTTTATCTGTCTTGCTTGATAGTACACCTCGTAACATTAAGCTATTTATAATTGTGCCTAATGTACCTATGTTATCTGCTTCTACACGATTAATGCCCCATGTCTCAGCCAAGTTCCCTCTGAAAATGTTACCTCCGCCTACTACAAGAGAAACTTCAATATCTAAATCTACAATCGACAAAATTTCATTTGCAATATGCTCTAAACGTTTGGAACCAAAACTGTTTCCATCTTGATCAGCGAGAGCACCGCCGCTTAGTTTTATTAAAACACGTTTGTATGGCTTCATTATCGTTCCCTCCTTATAAAGTGAAACTTTTCTCAGAGAAGTGTTCATCCTTCACTGGGAATTAGCCTTATGGTCAGTTTATTCCTCACCTAGCTTCTTTGCTTCTTGCAAAACTTTGAACTGTGGGGGACCTCCCGTCAGTACGGGATAAAATAGTAATAAAAAAGAAGCAGAGGCGAATGCCTTTGCTCCTTTACAAGAAAATGAAATGGAAAAGAAAGAGATGTAATGAAATCATTCGTATATCGTTTCATATGATCCACTCCTTTTCATCTCATTTATTTTAAATAAACATACTTTTTAGATTATACAAAATAATTTGGTGATTCATCAATATTATTTTTTGATTGTTTACCTACGAAGGCTGTCAATGAACGTTTTAAGAAAAATATTTGAATGTTTTGTGACGTACTTGTAGGTTTTTGTCTGATTCTGTAGGTTAGCCTGTAACATGTAGATATGCTTTTATAAATAAAAAATGAAAGCGTTCGCATGAAGGGGATGAAAATAGATGAAAAAATTCGGATTAGCGACACAAATTTTTGTAGCGCTTGTGTTGGGGATTGTAGTAGGGGCAATCTTCTATGGTAATAAAACAGCAATTTCTTATATTACACCAATTGGGGATATATTTATTCATTTAATAAAAATGATTGTTGTACCGATTGTTATTTCAGCGCTGATTGTTGCGGTAGCTGGTGTAGGGGATATGAAGAAGCTCGGAAAGTTGGGCGGAAAGACGATTCTCTATTTTGAAATTATTACAACGATTGCAATTTTGATGGGATTAATTGCAGCAAACGTGTTCCAGCCAGGAACGGGCGTTGATATGAGTAACTTACAACAAAGTGACATTTCAT
This region includes:
- the pyrH gene encoding UMP kinase encodes the protein MKPYKRVLIKLSGGALADQDGNSFGSKRLEHIANEILSIVDLDIEVSLVVGGGNIFRGNLAETWGINRVEADNIGTLGTIINSLMLRGVLSSKTDKEVRVMTSIPFTAVAEPYIRLRAVHHLDKGYIVIFGGGNGQPFVTTDYPSVQRAIEVNSDAILVAKQGVDGVFTSDPKRNKSAKMYSHLTYNDVVQNNIKVMDQSALLLARDYHLPAHVFNFDEPGVMKKICLGEHIGTLINHELTKLEEEN